From a region of the Helicobacter hepaticus ATCC 51449 genome:
- the flgG gene encoding flagellar basal-body rod protein FlgG: MMRSLYTASTGMLGQQLQIDNTSNNIANVNTTGYKKQRAEFADLFYQVLQYAGTSTSETTISPTGIEVGIGVRPVAIQKMFSQGHPKETENNLDIAITGNGFFQIELPDGNIAYTRAGSFKLDNDGNVVNAEGYRLIPELTIPEGATQINIGTDGTVSVIEGNQTEVNILGQIEIVNFINPAGLHSLGDNLFINTNASGDPVAGVPGLDGFGQLRQGFLELSNVKLVEEMTDLITGQRAYEANSKTIQTADSMLQTVNGLKR, translated from the coding sequence ATGATGAGATCACTCTACACTGCTAGCACGGGTATGCTCGGACAGCAACTTCAAATTGATAATACCTCCAATAATATTGCCAATGTCAATACCACAGGCTATAAAAAGCAAAGGGCAGAATTCGCTGATTTGTTTTATCAAGTGTTGCAATACGCGGGAACAAGCACAAGTGAGACGACCATTTCTCCTACAGGCATTGAAGTAGGCATCGGTGTGCGTCCTGTGGCAATACAAAAAATGTTTTCTCAAGGACACCCAAAAGAGACTGAAAATAACCTTGATATTGCTATTACAGGGAATGGATTTTTTCAAATTGAACTTCCCGATGGTAATATAGCCTATACACGCGCAGGAAGCTTCAAGCTTGATAATGATGGCAATGTCGTCAATGCGGAGGGTTATCGCCTTATCCCAGAGCTTACAATTCCAGAGGGTGCTACACAAATTAATATCGGCACCGATGGCACGGTGAGCGTAATTGAAGGAAATCAAACCGAAGTTAATATATTAGGACAAATTGAAATTGTTAATTTTATCAATCCCGCAGGTTTGCATTCTTTGGGCGATAATCTCTTTATCAATACCAATGCTTCAGGAGACCCTGTGGCAGGTGTGCCCGGACTTGACGGATTTGGGCAACTCCGACAAGGTTTCTTGGAATTAAGCAATGTTAAACTTGTTGAAGAGATGACAGATTTGATTACAGGACAAAGAGCCTATGAAGCAAACTCTAAGACTATCCAAACAGCAGATTCTATGTTGCAAACGGTGAATGGATTAAAACGATAA
- a CDS encoding SGNH/GDSL hydrolase family protein yields MGVKQGLGELKMWIWRILVGLCISFCLSQGVDYPLKAIAKELSEPKQVQKPSIIPKSKKLLESTSGIINYQQQSPAELIAKLKKRENLIIRIFGDSHIAGDFISHRLRGLLFKNHSIGFVYPMYPNYHQNLTLKYESNNFEILNSRLHELDEYPMGGVVAKPVELPAHITLTPQTQSTQEMLSKIIFKAPNKEKAIIIEDAKNQRFIINAKRPFIWQILPLKLHYPINIRALNEKVLFGGFFIYEQQGVNNIVENLGINGARSDIWLKWDKELLKHQMSMLPADLVVLCYGSNDALYDNFNESIFLKNYGAFIDLIRQSNPQASILLISPPPVVQKVSAKKRKKAVYRITKNAPAVKTAIAKLAKQKQTLLFDMEDFINQSGGKKKWEEANLAKADVHLLPNGYKLVADKLYYELNKLQ; encoded by the coding sequence GTGGGAGTAAAACAGGGGCTAGGAGAACTTAAGATGTGGATATGGAGGATATTAGTAGGATTATGTATAAGCTTTTGCTTATCGCAAGGCGTGGATTATCCTCTTAAGGCTATTGCCAAAGAATTGAGTGAGCCAAAACAAGTTCAAAAGCCCTCAATAATACCAAAGAGTAAAAAACTCTTAGAATCCACGAGTGGTATTATAAATTATCAACAACAATCACCCGCAGAGCTTATAGCAAAACTCAAAAAAAGGGAGAATCTTATCATTCGTATCTTTGGAGATTCTCATATTGCGGGGGATTTTATTTCTCATCGTTTGCGTGGGCTACTTTTTAAAAATCACTCAATTGGATTTGTGTATCCAATGTATCCTAATTATCATCAAAATCTCACTCTTAAATATGAAAGCAATAATTTTGAAATACTTAATTCCCGCCTGCACGAGCTTGATGAATATCCTATGGGCGGAGTGGTAGCTAAACCTGTGGAATTGCCTGCTCATATTACACTCACGCCACAAACACAATCTACACAAGAAATGCTAAGCAAAATTATTTTCAAAGCACCCAATAAAGAAAAAGCTATTATCATTGAAGATGCTAAGAATCAACGATTTATTATTAATGCCAAACGCCCTTTTATATGGCAGATTCTCCCTCTTAAATTGCATTATCCTATCAATATTCGCGCACTCAATGAAAAGGTGCTTTTTGGCGGGTTTTTTATTTATGAGCAACAGGGTGTAAATAATATTGTTGAAAATCTTGGCATAAATGGTGCTCGTTCTGATATTTGGCTCAAATGGGATAAAGAACTTTTAAAACATCAAATGAGTATGCTTCCTGCGGATTTGGTTGTGCTCTGTTATGGGTCAAATGATGCGCTATATGATAATTTTAATGAGAGTATTTTTTTAAAAAATTATGGTGCATTTATTGATTTAATCAGGCAGAGCAACCCGCAAGCAAGTATTTTGCTCATCTCTCCGCCACCTGTGGTGCAAAAAGTTTCTGCCAAAAAGCGTAAAAAAGCTGTGTATAGGATAACAAAAAACGCTCCTGCAGTAAAAACTGCTATTGCTAAACTTGCTAAACAAAAGCAAACATTGCTTTTTGATATGGAGGATTTTATCAATCAAAGTGGGGGCAAAAAGAAATGGGAGGAGGCAAATTTAGCAAAAGCTGATGTGCATTTGCTACCTAATGGCTATAAGCTTGTGGCTGATAAGCTCTATTATGAGCTAAATAAACTGCAATAA